Proteins from one Aspergillus nidulans FGSC A4 chromosome VIII genomic window:
- a CDS encoding putative CTP synthase (transcript_id=CADANIAT00002200), whose product MKYVLVSGGVISGVGKGIIASSTGLLLKTAGLSVSSIKIDPYLNPDAGLMNPLEHGECFVLDDGGEADLDLGNYERYLGVTLGRDNNITTGKIYQHVIEKERRGDYLGKTVQIVPHLTNEIQNWVERVARVPIDESGREPDVCIIELGGTVGDIESAPFVEAMSQLQRRVGKANFLQIHVSYVPLIGSEQKTKPTQRAISDVRSGGLRPDLIACRCETPLEEMTIRKIAGTCQVERDQVVGVHNVPSTYQVPILLENQGFLNTIKDLLEIRNLHIEPKYVELGKSMWHKWHGLAMSQDHVFDTVSIVLVGKYTSLHDSYLSVTKALEHASMHCQKKLNLIWVESSHLEEDHQSINPAEYYKAWHAVSTADGILVPGGFGQRGTEGMVKCAEWARTKNVPFLGICLGLQVAVIEYARNVCGMTKADSAEFNEECEQPAIVYMPEIDKTKMGGTMRLGKRPTIFQEGTEWSKFRKLYGNKKEIWERHRHRYEVNPDLVEKLEAAGLSFIGKDETGKRMEVIELKDHRWYVGVQFHPEYLSRVITPSKSFLGFFAAAAGCLDEITETFQGAHDLSHLQVRPKIESI is encoded by the exons ATGAAGTATGTTCTGGTTTCCGGTGGCGTTATATCCGGTGTCGGAAAGGGTATTATCGCAAGCAGTACcgggctgctgctgaaaaCTGCTGGTTTGTCCGTCTCGAGCATCAAGATTGATCCCTACTTGAATCCCGATGCTGGGCTTATGAAC CCCTTGGA GCACGGAGAATGCTTCGTCTTGGACGATGGAGGTGAAGCCGACTTGGACTTGGGGAACTACGAGCGGTACCTTGGTGTCACACTCGGGCGGGACAACAATATCACTACCGGCAAGATTTACCAACATGTgattgagaaggagcgcCGGGGTGACTACTTGGGAAAGACGG TGCAAATCGTGCCGCATCTTACAAATGAGATTCAAAAT TGGGTTGAACGAGTTGCTCGGGTTCCTATTGATGAGTCAGGACGAGAGCCCGACGTCTGCATCA TCGAG TTGGGAGGAACTG TCGGAGATATCGAGAGCGCACCCTTCGTTGAGGCAATGAGCCAACTTCAACGCCGCGTTGGAAAGGCCAACTTCCTTCAGATCCACGTCAGCTACGTGCCTTTAATTGGCTcagagcagaagacgaagccgaCACAACGAGCGATTAGCGATGTGCGAAGTGGTGGTCTCAGGCCAGACCTGATCGCCTGCCGTTGCGAGACTCCCCTTGAGGAGATGACCATCCGCAAGATCGCCGGTACCTGTCAGGTGGAGCGTGATCAAGTTGTCGGTGTCCACAACGTGCCCTCTACTTACCAGGTGCCTATCCTTCTGGAAAACCAAGggttcctcaacaccatcaaGGATCTTCTTGAAATTCGGAACTTGCACATTGAGCCCAAGTACGTGGAGCTCGGCAAGTCCATGTGGCACAAATGGCACGGTTTGGCCATGAGCCAAGACCATGTCTTTGACACGGTCTCGATCGTGCTTGTTGGCAAGTACACAAGTCTGCATGACTCATATCTGAGTGTAACAAAAGCGTTGGAACACGCCTCTATGCACTGCCAGAAGAAACTTAACCTCATCTGGGTGGAGTCGTCtcatctggaagaggaccaCCAGTCTATAAATCCTGCCGAGTATTACAAAGCTTGGCACGCCGTTTCCACCGCGGACGGCATTCTTGTTCCG GGTGGTTTTGGCCAGCGCGGTACTGAAGGCATGGTCAAGTGTGCCGAATGGGCGCGTACAAAGAACGTCCCTTTCCTCGGAATCTGCTTGGGTCTGCAGGTCGCCGTCATTGAGTACGCCCGCAACGTCTGCGGTATGACCAAGGCCGACAGTGCCGAGTTCAACGAGGAATGTGAGCAGCCGGCCATCGTCTACATGCCGGAAATTGACAAGACCAAGATGGGTGGCACGATGCGTCTTGGAAAGCGCCCTACCATCTTCCAGGAGGGCACCGAGTGGTCAAAATTCCGCAAGCTCTACGGCAACAAGAAGGAGATCTGGGAGCGCCACCGCCACCGCTACGAGGTCAACCCCGATCTCGTGGAGAAACTCGAGGCGGCTGGCCTGTCGTTTATTGGCAAGGACGAGACCGGCAAGCGGATGGAGGTCATTGAGCTTAAGGACCACCGGTGGTATGTTGGTGTCCAGTTCCACCCGGAGTACCTGAGCCGCGTCATCACGCCCAGCAAGAGTTTCCTGGGTTTCTTCGCGGCGGCTGCTGGTTGTCTTGACGAGATCACCGAGACTTTCCAGGGAGCACATGACCTTAGCCATCTACAGGTGCGGCCCAAGATTGAATCAATTTAG